From a single Pseudomonadota bacterium genomic region:
- a CDS encoding HlyD family efflux transporter periplasmic adaptor subunit: MSDDSQSGTQSRIFRKVAFERLSSPDQIDSLMHVTAPRGWLALFAIAGLVLMALLWSWFSHMPVKVGGTGIILRGHGMQKIFSPVSGVLRELFVKSGEIVEAGQSVGFVIEGDSYRRIRELDGMIEARTKRISGVPAAERAALEAQNARDLQARADVEAAARTRGVIQAPYRAQVVEALVDRWDRVQVGDLVLYLEPTDRPQVALLYVSASDAGRVSPGMPVQLFPDSARREEYGCMLGRVEQINQYPSSVEDLRRKFGNDQLAAALLTARAPVQVTVSLTPDRSTPSGYAWSTRKGPPFDIRTGTLCTGSVVTGSRRPIDLVLP; the protein is encoded by the coding sequence ATGTCTGATGATTCCCAATCGGGCACCCAGAGCCGCATCTTCCGCAAGGTCGCGTTCGAGCGCCTGTCGTCTCCGGATCAGATCGATTCGCTCATGCACGTGACGGCTCCGCGAGGCTGGCTCGCCCTGTTCGCCATCGCAGGGCTGGTTCTCATGGCCCTCCTCTGGAGCTGGTTCTCCCACATGCCGGTCAAGGTCGGAGGGACGGGCATCATCCTCCGAGGGCATGGCATGCAGAAGATCTTCTCCCCCGTGTCCGGCGTGCTGCGCGAGCTCTTCGTCAAGAGCGGTGAGATCGTCGAGGCGGGTCAGTCGGTCGGCTTTGTCATCGAGGGCGACTCCTATCGTCGCATCCGCGAGCTCGATGGCATGATCGAGGCACGCACCAAGCGCATCTCGGGGGTGCCTGCGGCGGAGCGCGCCGCGCTCGAGGCCCAGAATGCGCGTGACCTCCAGGCGCGGGCCGACGTCGAAGCAGCGGCGCGGACCCGAGGGGTGATTCAGGCCCCGTACCGCGCGCAGGTGGTCGAGGCCCTGGTCGACCGCTGGGATCGTGTGCAGGTGGGCGATCTGGTCTTGTACCTCGAGCCCACCGACCGCCCCCAGGTCGCACTGCTCTATGTCTCCGCCAGCGACGCGGGGCGCGTGTCGCCGGGCATGCCCGTGCAGCTCTTCCCTGACAGCGCGCGGCGTGAGGAGTATGGCTGCATGCTCGGCCGTGTCGAGCAGATCAACCAGTACCCGTCGAGCGTCGAAGATCTGCGACGCAAGTTCGGCAATGACCAGCTTGCCGCGGCGCTGCTCACGGCGCGAGCGCCTGTTCAGGTCACGGTGTCCCTGACGCCCGATCGCTCGACGCCGAGCGGATACGCGTGGTCGACGCGGAAGGGGCCGCCCTTCGACATCCGCACCGGTACCCTCTGCACGGGGTCGGTGGTGACCGGTTCGAGGCGCCCCATCGATCTGGTGCTTCCCTGA